From Zingiber officinale cultivar Zhangliang chromosome 5B, Zo_v1.1, whole genome shotgun sequence, the proteins below share one genomic window:
- the LOC121985303 gene encoding probable galacturonosyltransferase 4 yields the protein MARRRRQTLVLFFLCITVVAPLAVYTDRLATTPTFVAIDHLDDEIPFQESLGAVKEPAWPIFPKKLSDSNQIHAHSGNDAPVSGAREIYLSNAGDRPNRVLSEDIKGTRSEAESRIKQVTNEEGKHAGLQEGETKGEEMPTKFHKTISKTLSVNQDLHNPEMSSKVDSSGLSLAKVQQFKDQLIRAKVYLSLSPSRTYPEFIRELRARVREVEHTLGDATNDTELPKGAHEKLKMMEQTLAKGRQIHNDCSSVIKKLRAFYQSAEDQLRAQKKQELFLTQVAAKTLPRGLHCLPLHLTTAYHSLDSNKQQFPHQEKLEDPKLFHYALFSDNVLATAAVVNSTILNAKYPENHVFHIVTDRLNYAAMKMWFLANPPGKAAIQVQNVDEFTWLNSSYSPVLKQLGSQSMIDYYFKSHLAKSDGNLKFRNPKYLSILNHLRFYLPEIFPKLSKVVFLDDDVIVQKDLSSLWAIDLKEKVNGAAETCGENFHRFDRYLNFSNPLIAKNFDPRACGWAYGMNVFDLIEWRKQNITEIYHHWQKLNEDRLLWKLGTLPPGLITFWKRTYPLDRSWHVLGLGYSLNVSQKDIAGAAVIHYNGNMKPWLEIGIGKYRNYWSKYVNYDQVYLRDCNINP from the exons ATGGCGAGGAGGAGGAGGCAAACGCTCGTTCTGTTCTTTCTCTGCATCACTGTTGTCGCGCCGCTGGCTGTCTACACTGATCGGCTCGCCACCACGCCTACTTTTGTCG CAATTGATCATCTCGATGATGAGATCCCTTTCCAG GAGTCTCTTGGTGCTGTCAAAGAACCAGCTTGGCCAATTTTCCCTAAAAAATTGAGTGATTCAAATCAGATCCATGCTCACTCTGGCAATGATGCCCCAGTATCTGGGGCAAGAG AAATATATTTGAGCAATGCTGGTGACCGTCCAAATAGAGTCTTATCCGAAGATATCAAGGGAACTAGATCAGAAGCAGAAAGTCGAATTAAGCAAGTGACTAATGAAGAGGGAAAGCATGCCGgcttgcaggaaggtgaaaccaAAGGAGAGGAAATGCCGACAAAATTCCATAAAACTATATCTAAGACACTGTCTGTCAATCAG gatcTTCATAATCCAGAAATGAGTTCTAAAGTTGATTCAAGTGGTTTATCTCTTGCAAAAGTTCAGCAATTCAAGGACCAGCTAATAAGAGCAAAGGTCTATCTTAGCCTTTCGCCTTCCAGAACTTATCCTGAATTCATCAGGGAGCTTCGAGCACGGGTGAGGGAAGTTGAACACACACTTGGAGATGCAACTAATGACACTGAACTGCCAAAAGG TGCCCATGAGAAACTGAAGATGATGGAACAAACTTTGGCAAAAGGCAGGCAAATTCATAATGACTGCTCTTCTGTGATAAAAAAGCTTCGAGCTTTTTATCAATCTGCAGAGGACCAATTGAGAGCTCAGAAAAAACAGGAATTGTTCCTGACACAAGTTGCTGCAAAAACCCTTCCTAGAGGTCTCCACTGTCTTCCTTTGCATCTCACCACAGCATATCATTCACTTGACTCAAACAAACAGCAGTTCCCTCACCAAGAAAAGCTTGAAGATCCCAAActctttcattatgcactttttTCTGACAATGTACTAGCGACTGCAGCAGTTGTTAACTCTACAATATTAAATGCTAAG TACCCTGAAAACCATGTATTCCATATTGTTACTGATAGGCTCAACTATGCAGCAATGAAGATGTGGTTTTTAGCAAATCCACCAGGGAAAGCGGCAATTCAGGTTCAGAATGTTGATGAATTTACATGGCTGAACTCAAGCTATAGTCCGGTTCTAAAGCAGCTTGGATCTCAGTCTATGATAGATTACTACTTCAAGTCCCACCTTGCTAAGTCTGATGGGAACTTGAAGTTTAGAAATCCAAAGTATCTATCTATCCTAAACCATCTGCGATTTTATCTACCAGAGATCTTCCCCAAGCTCAGCAAAGTTGTCTTCCTAGACGATGATGTCATTGTGCAGAAAGACCTTTCCTCTCTGTGGGCTATTGATCTCAAGGAAAAAGTTAATGGTGCAGCTGAGACCTGTGGTGAAAATTTCCATCGCTTTGATAGGTATCTCAACTTTTCTAATCCTCTTATTGCCAAAAATTTTGACCCACGTGCTTGTGGCTGGGCATATGGAATGAATGTGTTTGATTTGATTGAATGGAGGAAGCAAAACATCACGGAGATCTATCATCATTGGCAAAAATTG AATGAAGACAGACTATTGTGGAAGTTGGGTACTCTTCCACCAGGCTTAATAACATTTTGGAAGCGCACTTACCCTCTTGATCGTTCATGGCATGTTCTAGGGCTTGGGTATAGTCTAAATGTGAGCCAGAAAGATATTGCAGGTGCAGCTGTGATACACTACAATGGAAACATGAAACCTTGGCTTGAAATAGGCATCGGGAAGTACCGTAATTACTGGTCTAAATATGTGAACTACGACCAAGTTTATTTGAGAGACTGCAACATTAATCCTTAG